From Pseudoleptotrichia goodfellowii, a single genomic window includes:
- a CDS encoding M24 family metallopeptidase, translated as MEKRSEKLLKLLNELNVDGIFLTDLYNLRYFAGFTGTTGVALATKKGNFFYSDFRYRSQAEAQVSKMGFEFKEVSRGSLKYVGEHAEELGLKKIGFEDNNVTFATYQKLKEIFKAELVPVGEKIMYERMVKSDEEILMIKKAIEISDIAFSEALKVIKEGVSERELSAYMEYVQKKNGAEDKSFNTILASGVRSAMPHGVASDKKIQKEEFITMDFGAYYNGYVSDMTRTVYYGNNITERHKEIYNLVLEAQILGINTIKEGIMSDDVDKVVRNFLTEKGYGEYFGHGLGHGIGVEIHELPYLSSVSHIELKENMVVTSEPGLYFDGWGGVRIEDDVVVKKDGREVLNKSNKELIIIEA; from the coding sequence ATGGAAAAAAGATCTGAAAAATTATTGAAATTGTTGAATGAGTTGAATGTAGACGGGATATTTCTTACGGATTTGTATAACTTAAGATATTTCGCAGGATTTACAGGAACTACAGGAGTTGCTCTTGCTACAAAAAAAGGAAATTTCTTTTATTCGGATTTCAGATACAGAAGTCAGGCTGAAGCACAGGTTTCAAAAATGGGATTTGAATTTAAGGAAGTTTCAAGAGGTTCTTTGAAGTATGTAGGAGAACATGCCGAAGAATTGGGATTGAAAAAAATAGGATTTGAAGATAATAATGTAACATTTGCAACATATCAAAAATTGAAAGAAATATTTAAGGCTGAATTAGTACCTGTCGGAGAAAAAATAATGTACGAAAGAATGGTAAAATCCGATGAAGAAATTTTAATGATAAAAAAAGCCATAGAAATAAGCGATATAGCATTCAGTGAAGCATTAAAAGTCATAAAAGAAGGAGTTTCCGAAAGAGAGCTGTCCGCTTATATGGAATACGTTCAAAAGAAAAACGGAGCAGAAGATAAGTCCTTCAATACAATACTTGCGAGCGGAGTAAGATCGGCAATGCCTCACGGAGTTGCTTCGGATAAGAAAATACAGAAAGAAGAATTTATTACAATGGACTTCGGAGCATATTATAACGGATATGTTTCGGATATGACAAGAACGGTATACTACGGAAACAACATTACAGAAAGACATAAAGAAATATATAATCTTGTATTGGAAGCTCAAATACTCGGAATCAATACAATAAAAGAAGGAATAATGTCAGATGATGTGGACAAAGTTGTAAGAAATTTCCTTACTGAAAAAGGTTACGGAGAATATTTTGGGCACGGATTGGGTCACGGAATAGGAGTAGAAATTCATGAATTGCCTTATTTATCAAGTGTTTCTCATATAGAACTTAAGGAAAATATGGTAGTAACGTCTGAGCCCGGTCTTTACTTTGACGGTTGGGGCGGAGTAAGAATAGAAGATGATGTAGTTGTTAAAAAAGACGGACGTGAAGTTCTGAATAAAAGTAATAAGGAATTGATTATAATAGAGGCATAA
- a CDS encoding NAD(P)/FAD-dependent oxidoreductase has product MPIKHNTEDLKKITAKLLKTKEEEFKTFEITGQAIDARNKNNIIYVYSVDITVNDEEKYINLLNVRKIEKQKYITEKIELKDRNRPVVVGSGPSGLFTALILAEAGLKPIILEQGKKVEERQKDVYNFFKGGKFDKYSNVQFGEGGAGTFSDGKLTTNTNNFRMQKVYEEFILAGAEKKIAYMSKPHVGTDKLIGIMKNIRKKIENLGGEYRFQNKLISIKYENERISQAVVEDVSENSDKENKIYEINTDIIVLAIGHSSRDTFYMLNEKNVKMERKIFSVGVRIEHKQSMINHSQYGKFSDRLPAAEYKLSVKSGNGRGVYTFCMCPGGVVVPAASEENRLVVNGMSYSGRNMENANSAILVNVYPEDFGEGGVLAGVEFQRKLEEKAFELGGSNYKAPVQLFGDFVKKIVSTKLGDVKPSYAKGYKFADLNECFPDYINESLKEGIKAMDKKIKGFGNYDAVLSAVESRSSSPVKIPRNEKFFSNIEGLMPCGEGAGYAGGIMSAAVDGIKCAEFVIEYYKNKLL; this is encoded by the coding sequence ATGCCGATTAAACATAATACAGAGGATTTAAAAAAAATAACGGCAAAGTTATTGAAAACAAAAGAAGAAGAATTTAAAACCTTTGAAATAACAGGGCAGGCAATAGATGCAAGAAATAAAAATAATATAATATACGTATATTCTGTGGATATTACGGTAAATGACGAAGAAAAATATATAAATCTTCTTAATGTAAGAAAGATTGAAAAGCAGAAGTATATTACCGAAAAAATTGAATTAAAAGACAGGAATAGACCTGTAGTAGTTGGAAGCGGACCGTCAGGACTTTTTACAGCTCTTATTTTAGCTGAGGCGGGATTAAAACCGATTATACTGGAGCAAGGGAAAAAAGTTGAGGAAAGACAGAAAGATGTATATAATTTTTTTAAAGGCGGAAAGTTTGATAAATATTCCAATGTTCAGTTCGGAGAAGGCGGAGCGGGAACATTTTCCGACGGGAAACTGACTACAAATACAAATAATTTCAGGATGCAGAAAGTTTACGAAGAATTTATTCTTGCAGGGGCTGAAAAGAAAATAGCTTACATGTCAAAACCCCATGTGGGAACTGACAAACTCATAGGAATAATGAAAAATATAAGAAAAAAAATCGAAAATCTCGGAGGAGAGTATAGATTTCAGAATAAGCTTATTTCCATAAAATATGAAAATGAGAGAATTTCTCAGGCTGTTGTGGAAGATGTTTCGGAAAATAGCGATAAAGAAAATAAGATTTATGAAATAAATACGGATATTATTGTACTTGCAATAGGACATAGTTCAAGAGATACGTTTTATATGTTAAACGAAAAAAATGTGAAAATGGAAAGGAAAATATTTTCTGTGGGAGTGAGAATAGAGCATAAACAATCTATGATTAATCATTCGCAATACGGGAAATTTTCAGACAGACTACCTGCAGCCGAATATAAATTAAGTGTGAAATCCGGTAACGGAAGAGGAGTATACACGTTCTGTATGTGCCCGGGGGGAGTTGTAGTACCTGCAGCCAGTGAAGAAAACAGGCTTGTAGTAAACGGCATGAGCTATTCGGGAAGAAATATGGAAAATGCCAATTCGGCGATTTTGGTAAATGTCTATCCTGAAGATTTTGGAGAAGGAGGAGTTCTCGCAGGAGTGGAGTTTCAGAGAAAACTTGAAGAAAAGGCATTTGAGTTGGGAGGAAGCAACTATAAAGCTCCTGTTCAGCTGTTCGGTGATTTTGTGAAAAAAATTGTATCGACAAAGCTTGGAGATGTGAAGCCGAGTTATGCCAAAGGTTATAAATTTGCCGATTTGAACGAATGTTTTCCCGATTATATAAATGAGTCTTTAAAAGAGGGAATAAAGGCAATGGATAAAAAAATAAAAGGTTTCGGAAATTACGATGCGGTTTTGTCGGCTGTAGAAAGCAGAAGTTCTTCCCCTGTGAAAATACCGAGAAACGAAAAGTTTTTCTCAAATATTGAGGGACTTATGCCTTGCGGAGAAGGAGCCGGTTATGCGGGGGGGATAATGTCCGCTGCAGTAGACGGTATAAAATGTGCTGAATTTGTTATAGAATATTATAAAAATAAATTACTATAG
- a CDS encoding BaiN/RdsA family NAD(P)/FAD-dependent oxidoreductase, translated as MTTEIAIIGGGAAGFVAAITAAKSGKKVVILERKERVLKKVLVTGNGRCNMTNVKADITHYFGKNIDLIENILNSFTPKDTMEFFNELGIICNEEERGKVYPLSGQAASIVDALRFEAEKLGIVTETEFYVRKVEKDGFKFKIYSEDKRKIEANRVILATGGQSYPELGSNGSGYEIAKELGHSITKLSPSIVQLKAEKYQVKGLQGIKLDTAVTAYGDNKKICTYNGELLFTDYGISGNVVFNISFVMPLYKNVEFEIDFMKKFDYNELYDILKRRKEILGHLSMEQYFNGMINKKLGQFLAKISGIEKLSKPINTLSDGEIRSLCNVLKKYRVNVLETTGFKNAQVTAGGVPLDEINTETLESKKVKGLYFAGEVLDVYGECGGYNLQWAWASGHRAGESAGN; from the coding sequence ATGACAACTGAAATAGCAATAATCGGAGGCGGAGCGGCAGGATTTGTTGCAGCAATTACTGCAGCAAAGTCAGGCAAAAAAGTAGTAATTTTGGAGAGAAAAGAAAGAGTATTGAAAAAAGTTCTTGTAACTGGAAACGGAAGATGCAATATGACTAATGTGAAAGCCGATATAACACATTATTTTGGAAAAAACATTGACTTGATAGAAAATATACTTAACAGTTTTACTCCGAAAGATACAATGGAATTTTTTAATGAATTGGGAATTATATGTAACGAAGAAGAAAGAGGTAAGGTCTATCCTTTGAGCGGACAGGCGGCTTCAATAGTGGATGCTTTGAGATTTGAAGCGGAAAAACTGGGAATCGTTACAGAAACGGAATTTTATGTAAGAAAAGTCGAAAAAGACGGCTTTAAGTTTAAAATATATTCTGAAGATAAAAGAAAAATAGAAGCAAACAGAGTTATATTAGCCACAGGAGGACAGTCTTATCCCGAACTCGGATCAAACGGATCAGGTTATGAAATAGCAAAAGAATTAGGTCATAGTATAACGAAATTAAGTCCTTCCATTGTACAGCTCAAAGCTGAAAAATATCAGGTAAAGGGACTTCAGGGCATAAAGCTTGATACAGCAGTTACAGCCTATGGAGATAATAAGAAAATATGTACTTATAACGGAGAATTGCTGTTTACCGATTACGGTATCTCGGGGAATGTAGTATTTAATATTTCTTTTGTAATGCCTTTGTATAAAAACGTGGAATTTGAAATTGATTTTATGAAAAAATTTGATTATAATGAATTATATGATATACTGAAAAGAAGAAAAGAAATATTGGGACATTTGTCAATGGAGCAGTACTTTAATGGAATGATAAATAAAAAACTGGGACAGTTTCTTGCGAAAATATCGGGAATTGAAAAACTTTCCAAGCCGATAAATACATTGAGTGATGGCGAAATAAGAAGCCTTTGCAATGTGCTTAAAAAATATCGGGTAAATGTTCTTGAAACGACAGGCTTTAAGAATGCTCAAGTAACAGCAGGAGGAGTTCCTTTAGATGAGATAAATACCGAAACTTTAGAATCAAAAAAAGTAAAAGGACTTTATTTTGCGGGAGAAGTGCTTGATGTGTACGGAGAATGCGGCGGATACAATCTTCAATGGGCTTGGGCTTCGGGGCACAGAGCAGGAGAAAGTGCAGGAAATTAA
- a CDS encoding branched-chain amino acid transaminase → MKNEFMKYAYFKGEIVEFEKATVSIAAHSLQYGTTCFGGIRGYYRDGKISVFRLKDHYIRLMNASKMLGFEFFVSWEEFRKTVAELIKKNDIKEDFYMRPFVFCSQPRISPKKAGLDFELAIYLLPLADYVSTEKGGIRFMSSTYRKYSDAAIPTKAKAGGSYINSFLATSDAQRNGYDEALMFDNNGNVVEASVANIILIYRDKVVVPDVGSDALEGITVRSMLELLEYNGYEVHREKLDRSMILTADELLVTGTAMKIVYAESLDGRPIGTEDYSARGQAGKYYKLLKSEFEKVISGEHELSKKWLEIF, encoded by the coding sequence ATGAAAAACGAATTTATGAAATATGCCTATTTTAAAGGAGAAATAGTAGAATTTGAAAAGGCGACAGTGAGTATAGCCGCACACAGTTTACAATACGGAACAACATGTTTCGGGGGAATAAGAGGATATTACAGAGACGGTAAGATAAGCGTATTCAGACTGAAAGATCATTATATACGTTTGATGAATGCATCAAAAATGCTCGGATTCGAGTTTTTTGTTTCGTGGGAAGAATTTCGGAAAACAGTAGCGGAGTTAATTAAGAAAAACGATATAAAAGAGGATTTTTATATGAGACCTTTTGTATTCTGCAGTCAGCCGAGAATATCGCCGAAAAAAGCAGGGCTTGACTTTGAATTGGCAATATATTTGTTGCCTCTTGCAGATTATGTAAGTACAGAAAAAGGCGGAATCAGATTTATGAGTTCCACATACAGAAAATACAGCGATGCTGCGATACCTACCAAAGCAAAAGCGGGAGGATCGTATATTAATTCATTCCTTGCCACAAGTGATGCTCAGAGAAACGGTTACGACGAAGCACTGATGTTTGATAATAACGGAAATGTTGTAGAAGCCTCTGTAGCAAATATAATTTTAATATACAGAGATAAAGTAGTCGTTCCTGATGTGGGGTCTGATGCTCTTGAAGGAATTACGGTAAGATCGATGCTTGAATTACTTGAATATAACGGTTATGAAGTACACAGAGAAAAACTTGACAGATCTATGATATTGACAGCAGACGAGTTACTTGTAACAGGAACTGCAATGAAAATCGTATATGCAGAATCTCTTGACGGAAGACCGATAGGAACGGAAGATTATTCTGCAAGAGGGCAGGCAGGAAAATATTATAAGCTTTTAAAATCTGAATTTGAAAAAGTAATTTCAGGAGAACACGAACTTTCTAAAAAATGGCTGGAAATATTTTAA
- the mnmA gene encoding tRNA 2-thiouridine(34) synthase MnmA → MINNKDNKKVIVGMSGGIDSSVAALLLKNEGYEVIGVTLKHLPDELSENPGKTCCSLDDISDAKMTCYTLGIPHYTINVVEEFQREVMDYFIKMYNEGKTPSPCIICDEKVKIKKLVDFANKTGVKYIATGHYSKKSINNLLLWDEDNTKDQSYMLYRLDKSVIERFLFPLSEYEKPRVRQIAKENGIHTHAKPDSQGICFAPDGYISFLKKMLGDSVKKGNFIDKNGKIIGEHIGYQFYTVGQRRGLGLNLGRPFFISEIRPETNEIVIGDFEELLIDEIEIINYKFHYEIADLIGKDLTARPRFSSKGLKGKLLLKIEKNDELQKQRLYFKFEKKTHENSEGQHIVFYLDNELIGGGEIKKI, encoded by the coding sequence ATGATCAACAATAAAGATAATAAAAAAGTAATAGTAGGAATGAGCGGCGGCATAGACAGTTCTGTTGCCGCTCTTTTGCTAAAAAATGAGGGATATGAAGTGATAGGTGTAACGCTTAAACATTTGCCTGACGAACTGTCTGAAAATCCTGGAAAAACATGCTGCTCGCTGGACGATATATCCGATGCAAAAATGACCTGCTATACTTTAGGTATTCCTCATTATACGATAAATGTAGTGGAAGAATTTCAAAGAGAAGTAATGGACTATTTTATAAAAATGTATAATGAAGGGAAAACGCCTTCTCCCTGTATAATTTGCGATGAAAAAGTGAAAATAAAAAAACTTGTGGATTTTGCGAATAAAACAGGAGTAAAGTATATAGCGACAGGACATTATTCCAAAAAGAGTATAAATAATCTGCTTTTATGGGATGAAGACAATACCAAAGATCAGTCTTATATGCTATATCGCTTGGATAAATCGGTAATTGAAAGATTTCTGTTTCCTTTGTCGGAATATGAAAAACCTAGAGTCAGACAAATTGCCAAAGAGAACGGCATTCATACACATGCAAAGCCTGACAGTCAGGGAATATGCTTTGCTCCTGACGGCTATATATCCTTTCTGAAAAAAATGCTTGGAGATTCAGTAAAAAAAGGAAATTTTATAGATAAAAACGGCAAAATAATCGGAGAACACATAGGCTATCAGTTTTATACTGTGGGACAAAGACGGGGATTGGGACTGAATCTAGGAAGACCTTTTTTCATTTCGGAAATTCGACCCGAAACAAATGAAATAGTAATAGGCGATTTTGAAGAACTGCTTATTGATGAAATAGAAATAATAAATTACAAATTTCATTATGAAATAGCCGATTTGATTGGAAAAGATCTTACAGCCCGACCGAGATTTTCTTCAAAAGGACTGAAAGGAAAACTTTTGCTGAAAATCGAAAAAAATGACGAGTTGCAAAAACAAAGACTGTATTTTAAATTTGAAAAGAAAACACACGAAAATTCCGAGGGACAGCATATAGTTTTTTATTTGGATAATGAGCTTATAGGCGGAGGAGAAATAAAGAAAATTTAA
- a CDS encoding lysozyme inhibitor LprI family protein, with protein sequence MKKMFLLFLVFSLVSFGGYKENLEKRMKMIEKGINKDTGSTAEAVDEQVKLYEAWDKELNIVYKKLINKIEEIEKKYGEEYKGFKASLIKTQKSWIEFRDNEADFSQRPFGRGSMGRVVRAGTRSEMTKDRTLELAEYYDEVSEF encoded by the coding sequence ATGAAAAAAATGTTTTTGTTGTTTTTAGTGTTTTCTTTGGTATCTTTTGGAGGATATAAGGAAAATTTGGAAAAAAGAATGAAAATGATAGAAAAAGGTATTAATAAAGATACAGGAAGTACTGCCGAAGCTGTTGATGAACAAGTAAAACTATATGAAGCATGGGATAAAGAACTGAATATTGTTTATAAAAAACTTATAAATAAAATTGAAGAAATAGAGAAAAAATACGGTGAGGAATACAAAGGATTTAAGGCTTCCCTTATCAAAACTCAGAAATCATGGATAGAGTTCAGAGATAATGAAGCGGACTTCAGTCAAAGACCATTCGGCAGAGGAAGTATGGGAAGAGTAGTCCGTGCAGGAACAAGATCTGAAATGACAAAAGACAGAACTTTGGAACTTGCAGAATATTATGATGAAGTTTCGGAATTTTAG
- the leuS gene encoding leucine--tRNA ligase: MIKEYKPEEIEKKWQEKWQEKNLFKSENKVDGKENYYVLEMFAYPSGKLHVGHLRNYAIGDAVARYKKMRGFNILHPFGWDSFGLPAENAAIDNGAHPGKWTKANIDNMRRQMKLMGLSYDWDREISTYTPEYYKWNQLFFIEMYKKGLVYKKKSYVNWCPDCNTVLANEQVENGKCWRHSKTDVIQKELSQWYLKITDYAEELLTGHEELRGHWPEQVLAMQKNWIGKSTGSEVDFVLDYKFDVEKQDKESNLNIGENGEILLPVFTTRADTLYGVTYAVVAPEHPVVEEIILKKNPSLKEQIDKMINEDKINRTAEDKEKEGMFTGLYVINPVNNEKIPLWIGNYVLMDYGTGAVMAVPAHDERDFLFAKKYDLPIRIVINPVDKDGNVEKLSVEGMEKAFTFEGIMVNSGEFDGVKNKEAKVKITEKLEKEGKGKKTVNYRLHDWLISRQRYWGTPIPVIYDEDGNIYLEEKENLPVKLPTDIEFSGKGNPLETSEEFKNVILPNGKKGRRETDTMDTFVDSSWYYLRYLDSHNAEKPFTKENADSWTPVNQYIGGIEHAVMHLLYARFFHKALRDMGYVSTNEPFKRLLTQGMVLGPSYYSQNERKYYFPKDVEVKDGKAFSKETGEELATKVEKMSKSKNNGVDPEEIVKDYGADPARVFTLFAAPPEKELEWNMNGLAGAYRFINRLYLLISDSFEFADKSAEKENNYGIDLSKRNEKDEEIQKKLHQTIKKVTESIEDDFHFNTAIAAVMELLNDMTAYKQEVIDKNNISSESKKIWKEVLDKVILLISPFAPHIADELWEITGKKTFTFEEEWPEFNEELTKENKINLVIQINGKVRDMVPVTIGLSKEESEKLAFASEKTKKFTEGKEIVKVIVVPNKLVNIVVK; this comes from the coding sequence ATGATAAAGGAGTATAAACCTGAGGAAATTGAAAAAAAGTGGCAGGAAAAATGGCAAGAAAAAAATTTGTTTAAAAGTGAAAATAAAGTTGACGGAAAAGAAAATTATTACGTACTGGAAATGTTTGCATATCCGTCAGGGAAACTGCATGTGGGGCATTTGAGAAATTATGCCATAGGAGATGCAGTTGCGAGATATAAGAAAATGAGAGGATTTAATATTTTGCATCCTTTCGGCTGGGACAGTTTCGGACTTCCTGCTGAAAATGCGGCTATTGATAATGGAGCTCATCCGGGAAAATGGACAAAAGCCAATATTGACAATATGAGAAGACAAATGAAATTAATGGGACTTTCTTATGACTGGGATAGAGAAATAAGTACGTATACCCCTGAATATTATAAATGGAATCAGTTATTTTTTATAGAAATGTATAAAAAAGGACTTGTGTATAAGAAAAAATCTTATGTAAACTGGTGTCCTGATTGTAATACAGTATTGGCAAATGAACAGGTGGAAAACGGAAAATGTTGGAGACACTCGAAAACAGACGTAATTCAGAAAGAATTATCCCAATGGTATTTAAAAATTACCGATTATGCGGAAGAGTTACTGACAGGGCATGAGGAATTAAGAGGACATTGGCCTGAACAGGTTCTTGCAATGCAGAAAAACTGGATAGGAAAGTCTACAGGAAGTGAAGTGGATTTTGTTCTTGATTATAAATTCGATGTGGAAAAACAGGATAAAGAAAGCAACCTTAATATAGGGGAAAACGGAGAAATACTGTTGCCTGTATTTACAACGAGAGCAGATACCTTATATGGAGTAACTTATGCTGTTGTAGCACCTGAACATCCTGTTGTAGAGGAAATTATACTGAAAAAAAATCCGTCTTTAAAAGAACAGATTGATAAAATGATAAACGAGGATAAAATAAACCGTACAGCCGAAGACAAAGAAAAAGAGGGAATGTTTACAGGGCTTTATGTTATAAATCCTGTTAACAATGAAAAAATACCTTTGTGGATAGGAAACTACGTTTTAATGGATTACGGAACAGGAGCAGTTATGGCAGTTCCTGCTCATGACGAGAGAGATTTTCTTTTCGCGAAAAAGTATGATCTTCCGATAAGAATCGTTATAAATCCTGTAGATAAAGACGGAAATGTTGAAAAATTAAGTGTTGAAGGCATGGAAAAGGCATTTACATTTGAGGGAATAATGGTTAATTCAGGAGAATTTGACGGAGTAAAAAATAAAGAAGCGAAAGTAAAAATTACGGAAAAACTTGAAAAAGAGGGAAAAGGTAAAAAGACTGTAAATTATAGACTGCACGATTGGTTAATAAGCAGACAGAGATACTGGGGAACACCTATTCCTGTAATTTATGATGAAGACGGAAATATTTATTTAGAAGAAAAAGAAAATCTTCCTGTAAAATTACCGACAGACATTGAGTTTAGCGGAAAAGGAAATCCTCTTGAAACTTCCGAAGAATTTAAAAATGTAATTTTGCCTAACGGGAAAAAAGGAAGAAGAGAAACCGATACAATGGATACTTTTGTGGATTCTTCGTGGTATTATTTGAGATATTTGGATTCACACAATGCCGAAAAACCTTTTACAAAGGAAAATGCTGACAGCTGGACTCCTGTAAATCAATATATAGGGGGAATAGAGCATGCCGTAATGCACCTGCTTTATGCGAGATTTTTCCATAAAGCATTGAGAGATATGGGCTATGTAAGTACAAATGAGCCGTTCAAAAGACTGCTCACTCAGGGAATGGTGTTGGGACCTTCTTATTATTCTCAAAATGAAAGAAAATATTATTTCCCTAAAGATGTGGAAGTGAAAGACGGAAAAGCATTCTCCAAAGAAACAGGAGAAGAACTTGCAACAAAAGTCGAAAAAATGAGTAAATCCAAAAATAACGGGGTAGATCCTGAAGAAATAGTTAAAGATTATGGGGCCGACCCTGCGAGAGTGTTTACACTGTTTGCGGCACCGCCTGAAAAAGAACTGGAATGGAATATGAACGGACTTGCGGGAGCATACAGATTTATAAACAGATTGTATTTATTGATATCGGACAGTTTTGAGTTTGCCGATAAAAGTGCAGAAAAAGAAAATAATTACGGTATTGATTTGAGTAAAAGAAACGAAAAAGACGAAGAAATACAGAAAAAATTACATCAGACAATTAAAAAAGTTACCGAAAGTATAGAAGATGATTTCCATTTTAATACAGCGATAGCAGCTGTTATGGAATTGCTGAACGATATGACTGCATATAAACAGGAAGTGATCGATAAAAATAATATATCTTCCGAATCTAAAAAAATATGGAAAGAAGTTCTTGATAAAGTCATACTGTTAATTTCACCTTTTGCTCCTCATATAGCTGATGAGTTGTGGGAAATAACAGGAAAAAAAACTTTCACTTTTGAAGAAGAATGGCCTGAATTTAATGAAGAACTGACAAAAGAAAATAAAATAAATCTTGTAATTCAGATAAATGGAAAAGTACGGGATATGGTGCCTGTAACGATAGGGCTTTCTAAAGAGGAAAGTGAGAAACTGGCTTTTGCTTCGGAAAAAACGAAAAAATTTACTGAAGGAAAAGAAATTGTGAAAGTAATAGTTGTGCCGAATAAACTTGTAAATATTGTAGTGAAATAA
- a CDS encoding DNA-methyltransferase, whose protein sequence is MTQHKIIFGDSRTLNQVSDKSVQLIITSPPYWQLKDYGTLEQIGFNDSYEEYINNLNLVWKECYRVLSDGCRMCINIGDQFARSVYYGRYKVIPIRTEIIRFCETLGMDYMGAIIWQKTTTMNTTGGGAIMGSFPYPRNGILKMDYEFILIFKKLGNAPKPMPKQKENSLLTKEEWKEYFSSHWYFKGVKQKEHIAMFPEELPKRLIKMFSFEGETVLDPFLGSGTTSLAAKNLNRNSIGYEINTEFASIIKEKLENNKMKIYDQDEIIFFEDEINNDVSFKELPYLFFDPHNLDKKIDIKKIQFGSKIDNQLKIKKQYFNVKKIISPEKLMLNNGQIIKLIGIKENKAFIEDAVNFLKNKFNKRKIYLQYDEIKYDTKNNLLCYVYLDNKTFINNHLIRSGFVNIDLSYDYIHKTKFLKSLKV, encoded by the coding sequence ATGACACAACATAAAATAATATTTGGTGATAGTAGAACTCTAAATCAAGTTTCTGATAAGTCTGTCCAATTAATCATTACTTCACCTCCTTATTGGCAACTGAAAGATTACGGAACTTTGGAGCAAATAGGATTTAATGATAGTTACGAAGAATATATAAATAATCTTAATTTAGTTTGGAAAGAATGTTACAGAGTTTTATCTGATGGTTGTAGAATGTGTATAAATATAGGAGATCAATTCGCACGTTCGGTTTATTACGGAAGATATAAAGTAATTCCCATTCGAACTGAAATTATACGATTTTGTGAAACATTAGGAATGGATTATATGGGTGCTATAATTTGGCAAAAAACTACAACTATGAATACAACTGGCGGTGGAGCAATTATGGGAAGTTTCCCTTATCCAAGAAATGGTATTTTAAAAATGGATTATGAATTTATCTTAATATTCAAAAAATTAGGGAATGCTCCTAAACCTATGCCTAAGCAAAAGGAAAATTCATTATTAACGAAAGAAGAATGGAAAGAATATTTTTCTTCACATTGGTATTTTAAAGGCGTTAAACAAAAAGAACATATAGCAATGTTTCCTGAAGAACTTCCAAAAAGATTAATCAAAATGTTTTCATTTGAAGGCGAAACTGTTTTAGATCCTTTTCTTGGGAGTGGAACTACTTCTTTAGCTGCAAAAAACCTAAATAGAAATTCAATAGGCTACGAAATTAATACTGAATTTGCTTCAATTATAAAAGAAAAATTAGAAAATAACAAAATGAAAATTTATGATCAAGATGAAATTATCTTTTTTGAAGATGAAATAAATAACGATGTTTCATTTAAAGAACTTCCATATCTATTTTTTGACCCACATAATTTAGATAAAAAAATAGATATCAAAAAGATTCAATTTGGCTCAAAAATTGATAATCAACTTAAAATAAAGAAACAATATTTTAATGTAAAAAAAATAATATCACCTGAAAAATTAATGCTAAATAATGGTCAAATTATCAAATTAATAGGAATAAAAGAAAATAAGGCTTTTATTGAAGATGCAGTAAATTTTTTAAAAAATAAATTTAATAAAAGAAAAATATATTTACAATATGATGAAATTAAATATGATACAAAAAATAATCTTCTTTGTTATGTTTATCTTGATAATAAAACATTTATAAATAATCATTTAATTAGAAGTGGATTTGTAAATATAGATTTAAGCTATGATTATATACATAAAACCAAATTCCTAAAATCTTTAAAAGTATAA